GTGAAAAACATGGCGGCCCGTCTAGCCGAGATGATCGGCAATATGTATCCCATCGCCGACCGGGAGATTCTGGCCTACATCAAGCGGATTATGGAAGGTCTGACGGCAGAGCAGCTGCACGACTGCCTTGAGCGGGATTACAGCTACGTCGCCAAGATCAAGCAGAAGATCAGCGAGCTGTCCACGGACTACTGTGAAAAAGTCTTCGGTGATTGGCTGACAACCGAAAAGATCGTCACCTCCCCCAGCTTCAAACTTCCCGAGTTTATCGCTCCGAACCTGATGGGGCCGACCATAGCCAACAGCCTGTATATGTCCGAGAAAAAGGCCAACGGCTTTGAAGAGCGGGTCATCAACGACATTGCCAACCTGCCGAATATCCAGTTCTGGCACCGCAACATCGAGAAGAGTGGCTTCAGGATCAACGGCTTCATCAACCACTACCCGGATTTCATCATCAGAACAATTTCCGGCAAGATCATCATTCTGGAAACCAAGGGTGACGACCGGGACAACTCAGATTCTGTTCGCAAGCTGAAACTGAGCAATGCCTGGGAGAAACAGGCAGGGAGGCAGTTCCGCTACTTCATGGTGTTCGAGAACAAGCCGATCGACGGGGCGCACAAGCTGGCCGATGCGCTGGGGTTACTGGGGCAGTTGTAGGGGGACAATAATATGCCGGATGCTATGCTTAAAACTAGCCTTGCAGGGAAGATTCGCCACCTCCGTCCCTTTAAGACTGAGGCGTTACTACCAGTTTTCGAAGCGGTAGTTAACTCCATCCAAGCCATCGAAGAGATGGGCGATGTAAGGCAAGGTGTTATTACCGTGCGCATCAGGCGGGATATGCGACAAGGAAACCTTGCATTCAATGACGAAGATTCTTCTCTGCCCAATATTATCGGCTTCGAGATTGAAGACAATGGTATCGGCTTTAATAACGACAACTACGAATCTTTCCAAACAGCAGATTCTACCTATAAAATTGCCAAAGGCGGAAAAGGCGTCGGGCGTTTTCTATGGCTTAAGGCGTTTGAACGGGTAGATATCACGAGCATCTACCTGAGCCCGGATGGCACTCTCACGGGTCGAAATATAGAGTTCACTATTACTGACGGTATTCGTGAATTGACTTCCCATCCCTTTAACATTGATCACGCCAATACCATTGTGCGGCTAACCGGGTTTAAAGAAGAATATCGGAAGTTGCCGAGCGCTTTCAAATCTTCCCCCAAAATTGCTCAACGTATATTTGAGCATTGCCTTACGAGGTTTATCAGCGACCGCGCTCCAACAATAAAGATAATAGACGATTGGGATGGTGTGCTAATCAACCTGCACGACCTTTACAATAAGATAAAAGGCCATATCGTTACTGAGGATTTCAGCGTTCGCGATTCGTCTTTCACCATGTACCATATTCGTCTCTATGAAACCCACGAGAAAGCCCATCAGCTCGTTTATTGCGCCGATGGCAGGGATGTGAAAAACCGTTCCATTGGAAGCCTTTTGGGGACTTCCGTCCAGTTTGACGACGACGGTAAAAAGTTCTTTTACTCGGCCTATATTACCTCTCCCTTCCTTGATGCAAATGTTGATGAATACCGCCAGGAATTCAATATCCCTGACAAGAATAACCTTTACAGCAGTGATGAAATCTCAATGGAGCAGATAGAGCAGGAAGCGGTGCAACGGACTCGGACCCATCTTGCCCCAGTGATTGAATCGGTCGAAAAGCAGAAGGCTGAAAAAGTCTCTAAATTTCTCCAGAATCAAGCCCCCATGCTGCGGTCAGTAGTGAAGTATTGCCCGGAGGCCATGAAGGAAATCGAGGTTAACACCACTGAGGAGAAGATGACCCAAACCCTTTATGCATATAAGGGTAAGGCGGAATATGAAATCAGGAAAAATAGCGACAAGTTATTGCGAACTCAGGCTAAGAGCGTTGAGGAAATTGACGTTCAGTACAAGGAACTTACAGAAAAGTTAGAGGATTTACAGAAGGATCAATTGGCTGGTTATGTGCTATTTCGCAAAATGATTATTGACCTGCTGGATAAGAAGCTATGCCTGAATTCGGATCGTAAATACTGCAATGAAGATATTGTTCACGACATCGTTTTTCCGCGCAAAACCGATACGGACACTATCGGTTACGAGAATCACAACTTATGGCTAATTGACGAATTACTTGCTTTCCATTCTTTAGCCGCATCTGACAAGCGCTTGTGTGACATTACTACATCCAGCAGCGAAGAACGTCCCGACGTGGTTGTGTTCTCGGAGGTCGGAGATGATCGAATGGCGAGGGCAATTTCGCTGATTGAATTCAAGAAGCCCCAGCGAACGAACTTTGACGAAGACCCCACAAAACAGTTATTTCGGTACGTGCGAGAAATTCGGAAAAATGGCGTATGGTTGCCAAACGGAAGACAAGTTACAGTAAACGATACCACCCGTTTCTATTGCTATGCAATATGTGACCTAACTCCGCAAGTCAAAGAGTTTGCTGAGAACGGCAACTATGCAGCTCTCCAGGGAGAGCTTGGTTATTATACGTATAACCGGAATCATAACGCTCACGTCGAGCTTGTTGCCTTTGACAAGATCGTCCTAGATGCAAAACAGCGGCATAAGGCCTTCTTTGAAAAGCTTGGGATAGGCAGTTAATTTTAAAAAGGTGAATTTATGTACAAAACGAAAGCTCTTCTATTGGCAACATTAGTCAGTAT
This window of the Geoanaerobacter pelophilus genome carries:
- a CDS encoding ATP-binding protein, which translates into the protein MPDAMLKTSLAGKIRHLRPFKTEALLPVFEAVVNSIQAIEEMGDVRQGVITVRIRRDMRQGNLAFNDEDSSLPNIIGFEIEDNGIGFNNDNYESFQTADSTYKIAKGGKGVGRFLWLKAFERVDITSIYLSPDGTLTGRNIEFTITDGIRELTSHPFNIDHANTIVRLTGFKEEYRKLPSAFKSSPKIAQRIFEHCLTRFISDRAPTIKIIDDWDGVLINLHDLYNKIKGHIVTEDFSVRDSSFTMYHIRLYETHEKAHQLVYCADGRDVKNRSIGSLLGTSVQFDDDGKKFFYSAYITSPFLDANVDEYRQEFNIPDKNNLYSSDEISMEQIEQEAVQRTRTHLAPVIESVEKQKAEKVSKFLQNQAPMLRSVVKYCPEAMKEIEVNTTEEKMTQTLYAYKGKAEYEIRKNSDKLLRTQAKSVEEIDVQYKELTEKLEDLQKDQLAGYVLFRKMIIDLLDKKLCLNSDRKYCNEDIVHDIVFPRKTDTDTIGYENHNLWLIDELLAFHSLAASDKRLCDITTSSSEERPDVVVFSEVGDDRMARAISLIEFKKPQRTNFDEDPTKQLFRYVREIRKNGVWLPNGRQVTVNDTTRFYCYAICDLTPQVKEFAENGNYAALQGELGYYTYNRNHNAHVELVAFDKIVLDAKQRHKAFFEKLGIGS